The following are encoded in a window of Shewanella psychrotolerans genomic DNA:
- the cpaB gene encoding Flp pilus assembly protein CpaB — MKLKSIDFNWILLVIALILGGISAWATKNYFITKEQQLRDELSHDNIEMADVIVATKELRKGDIISDQNMSVRQIRADTLPLDAIHPSRFGEVAGQMILEPMLPGRPLIGTYLPGMRVAQFSDILQEGQRAITIDIDEINSSAGMLVPSDHIDVLLAFKEDKDGKDREKLQLLIEDATVLATGRRSIDINPELVDTLYDNPNAYNTVTLALSVEDAARVALAKEKGDFVTLLRNQKETSALEFVSLHEGQIFDTSEERLENSVEVITGGSGIKTSTQTYPLSNEMLEQLSQQKDKAVL; from the coding sequence ATGAAACTTAAATCAATTGATTTCAATTGGATATTGCTAGTTATTGCCTTGATATTAGGTGGTATTTCAGCGTGGGCAACCAAAAATTACTTTATCACCAAAGAGCAACAACTACGTGATGAACTGTCACATGACAATATTGAGATGGCTGACGTCATCGTTGCTACCAAAGAGCTGCGTAAAGGGGATATTATTTCAGATCAAAATATGTCGGTTCGGCAAATTCGTGCCGATACCCTGCCTCTGGATGCTATTCACCCAAGTCGCTTCGGCGAAGTTGCGGGCCAGATGATACTCGAGCCTATGTTACCGGGCAGACCACTCATAGGAACCTACCTACCCGGTATGCGAGTAGCCCAATTTTCAGACATTCTCCAAGAGGGTCAGCGGGCTATTACCATAGATATCGATGAAATTAACTCATCGGCAGGCATGCTCGTGCCTTCAGATCATATCGATGTGTTACTCGCTTTTAAGGAAGATAAAGACGGCAAAGATCGTGAAAAGTTACAACTTCTTATCGAAGATGCAACGGTATTAGCGACCGGACGACGCAGTATTGATATCAACCCCGAGCTAGTCGATACCCTCTATGATAATCCAAATGCCTACAACACAGTGACATTAGCCCTATCAGTTGAAGACGCTGCACGAGTCGCACTAGCCAAGGAGAAAGGTGATTTCGTTACCCTACTAAGAAACCAAAAAGAGACCTCAGCCCTAGAGTTTGTCTCGTTACATGAGGGACAGATTTTCGATACCTCAGAAGAGAGACTAGAAAATAGTGTCGAAGTGATCACCGGTGGCAGCGGCATCAAGACCAGTACCCAAACCTACCCCCTTTCAAACGAGATGTTAGAGCAGCTCAGTCAACAAAAAGATAAAGCCGTATTATGA
- a CDS encoding M16 family metallopeptidase, which translates to MRTFVVKLCGIKSGLLLSVCLILLICGGCQQTKMTFTQVQSPVTPSFKPLINAPKIESSSDSSQVEPHFAPQVSVLAPFHHLHILPGRLSALNRIHLVAISPNQPYQDADILVKAFHEKGLWLANKASAKTPLNCIESFKPQVNLHSITLTLACPDNQLETALSLLIDTWSADSFSDLDIAKLSRQLALDKHINAFNGNEIEKLWAEKILGKNHPYNSALNNESQQKTLTHKSLEQITHQAANQSQWHLIIERDAPIEPQQKTVITAQMKRLPVPSNFSKPKQDNFKPYGKTLYVIDAPGSVQTQVRLGYHLPLQVDDSHSDQMDSTFNCELLSRWLGRSFSGRLYYDLRERRGLTYGIYGRCFDNPMATILKYYGSTQLQHTGAFIKGILDHLQLAQTELAENDEIKALADYYQNQFNLMFDDPAHRTARYIQLLSKHQEWQAIVNQQAQWQQLNPLILKQTAQQVFNAPPVMVIRGDLDKITPDLQDKLPDWQIITP; encoded by the coding sequence ATGAGGACGTTTGTTGTAAAGCTGTGCGGTATAAAATCAGGCCTCTTACTCAGTGTTTGTCTCATCTTGCTGATTTGTGGCGGTTGCCAGCAGACCAAAATGACCTTTACCCAAGTTCAATCCCCCGTGACCCCGAGCTTCAAACCGTTAATCAACGCACCTAAAATAGAATCGTCATCAGATTCGAGCCAAGTAGAACCCCATTTTGCGCCGCAAGTAAGTGTGCTAGCCCCATTTCATCACCTGCATATTCTCCCCGGAAGGTTATCTGCACTTAACCGTATTCATTTAGTCGCAATCAGTCCAAACCAGCCTTATCAAGATGCCGATATACTGGTAAAGGCGTTTCATGAAAAAGGACTTTGGCTGGCAAATAAAGCATCTGCAAAAACACCGCTCAACTGCATAGAGAGTTTTAAGCCACAAGTAAATCTACACAGTATTACACTCACTCTAGCCTGCCCTGATAATCAGCTTGAAACCGCCTTATCACTATTAATCGATACATGGTCAGCCGATAGTTTTAGCGATCTAGATATTGCCAAATTAAGCCGACAACTGGCACTCGATAAACATATTAACGCGTTTAATGGTAACGAAATAGAGAAGCTGTGGGCGGAAAAAATATTGGGGAAAAACCATCCTTATAATAGTGCGCTCAATAATGAATCACAGCAAAAAACATTAACACATAAGTCTCTTGAACAGATTACTCATCAAGCAGCGAATCAAAGCCAGTGGCATTTGATCATCGAACGCGACGCACCAATTGAGCCACAGCAAAAAACGGTTATCACAGCGCAGATGAAACGCCTGCCAGTGCCATCGAATTTCAGTAAACCAAAGCAAGATAACTTTAAACCCTATGGTAAGACCCTCTACGTTATCGATGCGCCGGGCAGCGTACAAACCCAAGTTCGCCTAGGTTACCATTTGCCATTACAGGTCGATGACAGTCATAGCGACCAAATGGATAGCACTTTTAATTGCGAGCTGCTCAGTCGCTGGCTAGGCAGAAGTTTTTCAGGAAGGCTTTACTATGATCTGCGTGAGCGACGAGGACTCACCTATGGAATTTATGGGCGCTGCTTCGACAACCCCATGGCAACAATTCTAAAGTACTATGGTAGTACTCAGTTACAGCACACAGGGGCTTTTATTAAAGGGATTTTAGATCATTTACAGCTAGCCCAAACTGAGCTCGCCGAAAACGACGAGATTAAAGCACTCGCAGATTACTATCAAAACCAATTCAACTTAATGTTTGACGATCCCGCTCACCGTACAGCGCGCTATATTCAGCTGCTGAGTAAACATCAAGAGTGGCAAGCGATAGTGAATCAGCAAGCTCAATGGCAACAGCTCAATCCATTGATATTAAAACAAACAGCACAGCAAGTGTTTAACGCTCCACCAGTGATGGTTATCCGTGGCGATCTGGATAAAATAACACCCGACCTCCAAGATAAACTACCAGATTGGCAGATAATCACACCCTAG
- a CDS encoding Flp family type IVb pilin encodes MVKKSTLLGQGMTEYIIIVALIAVSAIGVYSFFGKTIRNQVAGLAAELSGRDSGAQIGAAKSSASEATQVANKDYNLGNYNEGANGASGGTGSGGGSGVD; translated from the coding sequence ATGGTGAAAAAATCAACACTACTGGGTCAAGGAATGACAGAATACATCATCATAGTCGCCTTAATTGCAGTATCAGCCATTGGGGTTTATAGCTTTTTCGGGAAAACCATTCGCAATCAAGTCGCAGGCCTAGCAGCCGAACTTTCAGGTCGGGATTCAGGCGCACAAATTGGCGCAGCCAAGAGCTCAGCCAGCGAAGCAACTCAAGTCGCCAATAAAGATTACAACTTAGGCAACTACAACGAAGGAGCCAACGGTGCAAGCGGTGGAACGGGTTCTGGAGGCGGTAGCGGCGTAGATTAA
- a CDS encoding M16 family metallopeptidase codes for MASISTLTQASEQELATLAAPLYQLEQTIQYQRLDNGLQLRLLPLKNKQSVALASQFGVGSRNEAVGQTGYAHLFEHMLFKGSQNAPGDSYSQTMSSLSGKFNASTFFDYTNYYLNVPSHALQLALWLEADRFIRPALTEQTVKNQQQTVLEEMATTIDNQPYIRPAMEFLLNQVKGSPYGHAVIGSKTDIEAATTESLTQFHQTFYRPDTLQLSIVGQVPPQTLTWVTAYFADWPMPNNKPQGFHPLEVNRQSVHHEIIDARGPWPALLLAWHTVGRSHQDAAAISLVESYLLQSRSSVLEKLSLTEPKQLLYYSLPLTMEHFGVMNLVMVPRANTSLDQLTEQITAIIDDLAAGGLTSEQLEQLKLRSLQQQLATLDNDISLATTLSATLEQDRLTPLSGPWERINAVTNDDIIRVTRQYIQPGVVRLDLLPPWYIRWSKALLEWLPTGWTDSLEEQAL; via the coding sequence ATGGCCTCTATATCGACTCTTACTCAAGCGAGCGAGCAAGAGTTAGCGACATTAGCCGCACCGCTATACCAACTCGAGCAAACCATACAATACCAGCGTCTCGATAATGGCTTACAGCTAAGGCTGTTACCCCTTAAAAATAAGCAAAGTGTCGCACTGGCAAGTCAATTCGGGGTCGGCTCTCGTAACGAGGCTGTCGGTCAAACGGGTTACGCACATCTGTTTGAACATATGCTTTTCAAAGGCAGTCAAAATGCCCCCGGAGACAGTTACAGCCAAACGATGAGCTCCCTCAGTGGCAAATTTAACGCCAGTACCTTCTTTGATTACACCAATTATTATTTGAATGTCCCAAGCCACGCCTTGCAGCTGGCACTATGGTTAGAAGCAGATCGTTTTATTCGTCCCGCATTAACGGAGCAAACCGTAAAAAATCAGCAACAAACCGTGCTAGAAGAGATGGCGACGACCATAGATAATCAGCCCTATATTCGTCCTGCTATGGAGTTCTTACTAAATCAAGTGAAAGGCAGCCCCTATGGCCATGCCGTGATTGGATCTAAAACCGATATTGAAGCGGCAACCACCGAGAGCCTAACTCAGTTTCATCAAACATTTTACCGACCCGATACCCTGCAACTAAGCATAGTGGGGCAAGTGCCACCACAGACACTCACCTGGGTAACAGCGTATTTTGCTGACTGGCCGATGCCAAACAACAAACCTCAAGGCTTTCATCCACTCGAGGTTAACAGGCAGTCGGTACATCATGAGATCATCGATGCTAGAGGCCCTTGGCCAGCTTTGCTACTGGCATGGCACACGGTTGGTCGTTCGCATCAAGATGCCGCCGCCATCAGTTTAGTTGAATCCTACCTGTTACAAAGCCGCTCTAGTGTATTAGAGAAACTCAGCCTCACAGAGCCGAAACAGTTGCTGTATTACTCATTGCCATTGACCATGGAACATTTTGGCGTGATGAACCTTGTGATGGTGCCAAGAGCCAACACCTCCTTAGATCAGCTCACCGAGCAGATCACCGCGATTATCGATGACCTTGCCGCTGGAGGGCTCACATCCGAACAACTTGAGCAGTTAAAGCTGCGATCACTACAGCAGCAGCTGGCAACACTTGATAACGACATCAGCTTAGCGACAACACTCAGTGCCACTCTTGAACAGGACAGATTAACCCCGCTATCTGGCCCCTGGGAACGCATAAACGCAGTGACCAACGACGATATTATTCGAGTGACTCGACAATATATACAGCCTGGTGTCGTCCGTTTAGATCTGCTGCCACCTTGGTATATTCGCTGGAGTAAAGCCCTACTCGAATGGCTACCGACGGGGTGGACCGACTCATTAGAGGAGCAAGCGCTATGA
- a CDS encoding Flp family type IVb pilin — protein MLNKKQRGQGMTEYIIIVALIAVSAIGVYSFFGKTIRNQVAGLSAEMSGNDSSGQISNAQGAATKADQVANKDYNLGSYDKAANSSAKSN, from the coding sequence ATGTTAAATAAAAAACAACGCGGTCAAGGTATGACTGAATATATCATTATTGTTGCACTCATTGCCGTTTCGGCTATCGGTGTATACAGCTTCTTCGGTAAAACCATCCGTAATCAGGTCGCTGGACTATCGGCAGAGATGTCGGGAAATGATTCTTCCGGTCAAATTAGTAATGCACAAGGTGCAGCAACCAAGGCAGATCAAGTAGCAAATAAAGATTATAACCTTGGTTCCTACGACAAGGCGGCTAATAGCAGCGCTAAAAGCAACTAG
- a CDS encoding type II and III secretion system protein family protein: MKLLKIIAFFGICLMLPSVTMAHNNKQMKLYVGAVELYKASNVERIVVGNGKVLSAKVVDNKGVLLIGEAPGNTDLQLWQKDGKLIKLSLTVTSDNSLRTTAMVKKMLSAFPSLTVTESDGLIIVQGEAALGQKEQLEKILEGSPNIVSLVKYLKFAKTMAPMVKMQVKIVEFNKSTLNNVGIKWETAMAGPAYGVAKGFTANPIFNVASPGQYTEAITEAITGNIGVLDTRGWSSLGIVSGIGSQIQLLSEKGDARMLAEPNLTTRSGESASFLAGGEFPIRSVSGLGAVDVEFKEYGIKLDIEPVVDDELNIVSRVMAEVSSIDPSVAVDGVPGMLTRRTESVINVKNHETIVISGLVNSEMSKIVNKFPILGDIPILGELFKSRDFKDDKTELVIFVTPVVVYPGQEDHDAQLNRGLEMAEEATKLEAFYILD, from the coding sequence ATGAAACTATTAAAAATTATCGCCTTTTTTGGGATTTGCCTCATGCTGCCCTCTGTCACCATGGCACACAATAATAAGCAGATGAAACTCTATGTTGGGGCGGTTGAACTTTATAAGGCCAGTAACGTAGAACGTATCGTGGTAGGTAACGGCAAAGTACTTAGCGCTAAAGTCGTTGATAACAAGGGAGTGTTACTTATCGGTGAAGCGCCGGGAAATACCGATCTTCAGCTTTGGCAAAAAGATGGCAAATTGATCAAGCTAAGCCTTACAGTGACATCCGATAACAGTCTGCGCACCACAGCAATGGTAAAGAAGATGCTCAGCGCCTTTCCATCGCTGACCGTCACCGAAAGTGACGGCCTAATCATAGTACAAGGCGAAGCAGCTCTTGGGCAAAAAGAGCAACTGGAGAAGATCCTTGAGGGTAGCCCAAATATTGTATCTCTGGTGAAGTATCTAAAATTTGCTAAAACCATGGCTCCCATGGTGAAGATGCAGGTCAAAATCGTCGAATTCAATAAATCGACACTAAACAATGTCGGCATAAAATGGGAAACAGCTATGGCGGGCCCCGCCTATGGTGTAGCAAAAGGCTTTACCGCTAACCCAATTTTCAATGTTGCCTCTCCAGGGCAGTACACCGAAGCAATAACCGAAGCGATCACAGGTAATATCGGCGTATTAGATACTCGCGGATGGAGCTCACTGGGTATCGTCTCTGGTATCGGCTCGCAGATCCAACTGTTATCGGAAAAGGGTGATGCTCGTATGCTCGCCGAGCCTAACCTAACCACTCGCAGCGGTGAGTCAGCCAGTTTCTTAGCTGGTGGTGAGTTTCCAATTCGTAGCGTCAGTGGTTTAGGTGCCGTCGATGTCGAATTTAAAGAATATGGCATCAAACTCGATATCGAGCCTGTTGTTGATGATGAGCTCAATATTGTTAGCCGAGTGATGGCAGAGGTCAGTTCTATCGATCCCTCCGTTGCCGTTGACGGTGTTCCCGGCATGCTAACCCGCCGCACCGAATCTGTCATCAATGTTAAAAACCACGAGACCATAGTGATCTCCGGTTTGGTTAACAGCGAAATGTCAAAAATTGTCAATAAGTTTCCTATTCTCGGCGATATCCCCATCCTCGGAGAGCTATTCAAGTCACGTGACTTTAAAGATGACAAGACCGAATTAGTCATCTTTGTCACCCCGGTCGTTGTCTATCCGGGGCAAGAAGATCACGATGCTCAACTCAATCGTGGCCTAGAGATGGCCGAAGAAGCAACTAAGCTCGAAGCTTTCTATATCTTGGACTAG
- a CDS encoding ATPase, T2SS/T4P/T4SS family: protein MFNVLVSTTKGTKVGEFQCIHSECIVGKDPEQLIVLRGFKISKHHATLRQNEQGIFILDNKSRTGIRVNDEKHQEFGPLSLKDKIQVGDYQLRVQSSDPEFNSKPATDSAPQPAPTPAVPLPKKDIAPPTTIDSELAAKIQLRNEWRRKVHTELLKQMDLRRVNVNEMSDVELRAQSEVLIKQIIDNINLPQEIEVAALTKEVLDETIGLGPLEALIDDIDVTEIMVNSHDQIFYEKAGNLYLSDIAFSDDQAVLGAIERIVTPIGRRIDESSPMVDARLKDGSRVNAVIPPLALKGPCITIRKFMQRRLNCTDLVKFGSMSEAMADFLEMAVMQKRNIVISGGTGSGKTTLLNVLSNFIPDNERIVTVEDAAELQLYQPNLVALEARPPNQEGKGAVEIRDLVKNCLRMRPDRVVIGECRGGEALDMLQAMNTGHDGSLTTAHSNSPRDCISRLEVMVMMAGMDLPVMAIREQITSAVNIIVQQSRFSDGSRRITSICEVTGIEGSMVQLSEIFKFQQTGFNEQGKVQGYYTATGTLPEFYEQLRKQGVAVKLDIFDKETGHE from the coding sequence ATGTTTAATGTCTTAGTGAGTACAACAAAAGGCACCAAGGTTGGCGAGTTTCAATGTATTCATAGTGAGTGCATTGTTGGAAAAGATCCAGAACAACTGATCGTGTTAAGAGGCTTTAAGATCTCTAAACATCACGCGACGTTGCGCCAAAATGAACAAGGAATTTTCATTCTAGATAACAAGAGCCGAACGGGTATTAGGGTCAATGATGAAAAGCATCAAGAATTTGGCCCGCTATCACTCAAAGATAAAATACAGGTGGGTGATTACCAGTTAAGAGTGCAAAGCAGCGATCCTGAGTTTAATAGTAAACCAGCGACCGACTCGGCGCCTCAGCCTGCTCCAACGCCGGCAGTGCCACTCCCCAAAAAGGATATAGCACCACCAACGACAATAGATTCAGAGCTAGCCGCCAAGATACAACTGCGCAACGAATGGCGTCGTAAGGTACATACCGAACTGCTTAAGCAGATGGACCTGCGCCGCGTTAACGTTAACGAAATGAGTGACGTTGAACTCAGAGCGCAAAGCGAAGTATTGATCAAACAGATCATCGACAACATCAATCTTCCACAAGAGATCGAAGTAGCTGCGTTAACCAAAGAGGTACTTGACGAGACCATAGGCCTAGGTCCTTTAGAAGCACTGATCGACGATATCGATGTCACAGAGATCATGGTTAATAGCCATGATCAGATTTTCTATGAAAAGGCTGGTAACCTTTATCTTTCAGATATTGCCTTTTCAGATGATCAAGCTGTCTTAGGTGCGATCGAGCGGATCGTAACACCTATAGGTAGGCGAATAGATGAAAGCTCGCCCATGGTCGATGCTCGCCTAAAAGATGGCTCAAGGGTTAATGCCGTTATCCCTCCTCTAGCGCTAAAAGGTCCCTGCATAACAATACGTAAGTTTATGCAACGCAGGCTCAATTGCACCGACTTAGTCAAGTTCGGCTCGATGAGCGAAGCCATGGCGGACTTTCTCGAAATGGCTGTCATGCAAAAACGTAATATCGTTATCTCTGGCGGTACGGGCTCAGGTAAAACAACGTTACTGAACGTGCTGTCAAACTTTATCCCCGACAACGAACGCATTGTCACAGTAGAGGATGCTGCCGAACTACAGCTTTACCAACCCAATCTAGTGGCGCTTGAAGCCCGGCCACCTAACCAAGAAGGCAAGGGAGCGGTGGAGATCCGCGATCTGGTGAAAAACTGCCTACGTATGCGACCAGATAGAGTGGTTATTGGCGAATGTCGTGGTGGTGAGGCGCTAGATATGTTGCAGGCAATGAACACGGGCCATGACGGCTCACTAACAACAGCTCATTCAAACTCACCACGAGACTGTATTTCCCGCCTCGAAGTGATGGTGATGATGGCTGGAATGGATCTGCCAGTAATGGCAATACGTGAACAGATCACCTCTGCGGTTAATATCATCGTGCAGCAATCTCGTTTCTCCGATGGATCGAGACGAATTACCAGCATCTGTGAAGTCACAGGGATCGAAGGTTCGATGGTACAGCTATCGGAGATCTTTAAGTTTCAACAAACGGGCTTCAACGAACAAGGAAAAGTACAAGGATATTACACCGCAACAGGCACCTTACCAGAGTTCTATGAGCAACTAAGAAAGCAAGGTGTTGCCGTTAAACTCGACATTTTTGACAAGGAAACTGGTCATGAGTAG
- the norR gene encoding nitric oxide reductase transcriptional regulator NorR, protein MALSQIELTRMALDITSGLSNHDRFSRLLDTIRQCLQCDAAALLQFSGQQFTPLAIDGLSPDVLGRRFVLQDHPRLEAIARAGDIVRFPANSDLPDPYDGLIPNQGDNLTVHACIGLPLIADGNLIGAITIDGFDPNQFKSFNNEQLRGISAIAAVSLSNALLIDKLEKQALQIQWDNAPSNSRINALETELIGQSAVMQTLQQEIAVAAPTDLNVLILGETGTGKELIANAIHQGSLRANQPLIYLNCAALPESVAESELFGHVKGAFTGAISNRSGKFEMADKGSLFLDEIGELPLTLQAKLLRVLQYGDLQKIGDDRSLKVDVRIIAATNKNLKNEVLAGRFRADLYHRLSVFPLVAPPLRERDQDITLLCGFFVERSRKKLGLKGLMLSPASLKLLGDYSWPGNVRELEHSIYRAGILARAKATNNIALITPEHFEFSTNIEPAKPSSLEMLPSGIAGGLKQATEQFQAGYISQVLAQHENNWAATARALNIDSGNLHRLAKRLGLKHSKK, encoded by the coding sequence ATGGCGTTAAGTCAAATAGAACTTACTCGTATGGCCCTAGATATTACCTCGGGGCTGTCGAACCATGACCGATTTTCCCGTTTGCTCGATACCATTCGTCAATGCCTGCAATGTGATGCAGCCGCCCTACTACAATTTAGTGGACAACAGTTTACGCCACTCGCTATTGATGGGCTTAGCCCCGATGTGCTCGGCCGACGTTTTGTGCTGCAAGATCATCCCAGACTCGAAGCCATTGCCCGAGCAGGTGATATCGTTCGCTTTCCTGCCAATAGTGATTTGCCCGATCCTTACGATGGATTGATCCCTAATCAAGGCGATAACCTTACCGTGCATGCTTGTATTGGCCTTCCTCTAATCGCCGACGGCAATTTGATCGGTGCCATTACGATAGATGGTTTCGACCCCAATCAATTTAAATCTTTTAACAATGAGCAACTACGAGGCATTAGTGCTATCGCAGCAGTCTCTCTTAGTAATGCCCTATTGATTGATAAATTGGAGAAGCAGGCACTTCAAATTCAATGGGATAATGCCCCCAGCAACTCACGCATCAATGCCTTAGAAACCGAATTAATAGGCCAATCTGCTGTCATGCAGACACTACAGCAAGAGATTGCCGTTGCAGCACCAACGGATCTCAACGTGCTGATTCTGGGCGAAACGGGGACGGGTAAAGAGCTTATCGCCAATGCGATTCATCAAGGGTCGCTACGCGCCAATCAACCACTCATCTACTTAAACTGCGCAGCATTGCCCGAATCCGTTGCCGAAAGTGAGCTCTTTGGTCATGTCAAAGGCGCCTTTACAGGCGCGATTAGCAATCGTAGCGGCAAGTTTGAGATGGCCGATAAAGGCTCACTCTTCTTAGATGAAATAGGTGAATTGCCATTAACACTGCAAGCTAAATTACTGCGAGTCTTACAATATGGCGACCTACAGAAAATAGGTGATGATCGCAGTCTCAAGGTCGATGTTCGTATCATTGCTGCGACCAATAAAAACCTAAAAAATGAAGTACTCGCAGGCCGATTCCGTGCAGATCTCTACCATAGACTCAGCGTATTTCCCTTAGTTGCACCACCACTGAGGGAGCGCGATCAAGATATCACCCTATTATGCGGTTTCTTTGTCGAGCGCAGCCGAAAGAAATTAGGGTTAAAAGGCTTAATGCTCAGCCCAGCGAGCCTCAAGTTACTCGGCGACTATTCTTGGCCAGGTAACGTCAGGGAGTTAGAACATAGCATCTACCGCGCGGGGATATTGGCCAGAGCAAAGGCAACTAATAACATCGCGCTTATTACTCCCGAGCACTTTGAGTTTTCGACCAACATAGAGCCTGCAAAGCCATCCTCGCTAGAGATGCTGCCCAGTGGCATCGCTGGTGGCCTAAAACAGGCGACCGAACAGTTTCAAGCGGGTTATATTAGTCAGGTGTTAGCTCAACATGAGAATAATTGGGCCGCAACCGCCCGTGCGTTAAATATCGATTCAGGAAATTTACACAGACTAGCAAAACGGCTAGGGTTAAAGCATTCTAAAAAATAA
- a CDS encoding helix-turn-helix transcriptional regulator, with the protein MYNGELFTLSRCPRNIQFLKSTAGLLNLKTNILTHQNTDPLVSWKNSEHEKKILFHFINNVQNDLVNIPPAVMDDGKHVAICENLSLDDELILLKLGFSAAANTEEPAHNTLKMIDNVLSENLHFSLKALSKYILTQQKKSLSSNQVTLFSGITKKEKEVLSFVCKGLRNSEIANKMNVSVNTIKMHLQNIYKKTDCKSRGQLLVKYQQQT; encoded by the coding sequence ATGTATAATGGTGAATTATTTACCCTGAGCAGATGCCCTAGAAATATTCAATTCTTAAAAAGTACTGCGGGCTTACTCAACTTAAAAACAAATATACTCACACACCAAAATACCGATCCACTCGTCTCATGGAAAAACTCTGAACATGAGAAAAAGATCCTATTTCATTTCATCAATAATGTTCAAAATGATCTTGTCAATATCCCACCAGCGGTAATGGACGACGGTAAACATGTCGCTATTTGTGAAAATCTATCTTTAGATGATGAGTTGATACTTTTGAAACTTGGTTTTTCGGCTGCAGCCAACACAGAAGAACCAGCCCACAACACATTGAAAATGATTGATAATGTTTTAAGTGAAAACTTACATTTCAGCCTAAAAGCACTTTCAAAATATATTTTAACTCAACAAAAAAAATCGCTGTCCAGCAATCAAGTTACTTTATTTTCAGGCATAACCAAGAAAGAAAAAGAAGTACTCTCTTTTGTCTGTAAAGGGCTGAGAAATTCTGAAATCGCTAACAAGATGAACGTTTCAGTCAACACAATAAAAATGCATCTACAGAACATTTACAAAAAAACAGATTGTAAGAGTAGAGGTCAACTATTAGTAAAATACCAGCAGCAAACATAA